The sequence below is a genomic window from Desulfobacterales bacterium.
ACCCCTAATTTCAAAGGAAAGTAAATAAATGTTGCTGGAGGAAATAATATGGAATTGATGCAAGCGATCAGGGAAAGAAGAAGTGTACGACAATTTCTGGATAAGCCGGTTGAGAAAGATAAAATCCAAAGAATTTTGGAAGCAGCGCATTCGGCGCCGTCAGCATCTAACTATAAATTTTGGTACTTTATCGTTGTCCAAAATCAAAAAAAAAAAGAATTATTTTCGGAATGCTTTTATGACGAAGTTATAAAATATAAAAAAACACTGAATGAAACTTGGCAACAAAGGCTTGATCATTTTTCAACCGATTTTGTGATAAAAGTTCCTGTCCTAATCGTTGTTTGCGCTGATCCCAATAAAACTAAACAGGGAGAACCCGGAAAAGGTCAACATATTCTGAGCACTTGCATGGCGATACAGAATTTAATGCTGGCTGCGCATGGAGAGGGATTAGGTACGGTTTGGATAACGCGGTATAACAAGGAAAAGGTAAGAAAAATTTTCGATATTCCTTTTAGCGTCGTTCCGCTTGGCGTCATTCCTTTAGGATATCCAGAGCACATACCCGAAAAATCGGCATTTTCAATTGCGGGTTGGGTTCCAGATGAATCTTTG
It includes:
- a CDS encoding nitroreductase family protein, translating into MELMQAIRERRSVRQFLDKPVEKDKIQRILEAAHSAPSASNYKFWYFIVVQNQKKKELFSECFYDEVIKYKKTLNETWQQRLDHFSTDFVIKVPVLIVVCADPNKTKQGEPGKGQHILSTCMAIQNLMLAAHGEGLGTVWITRYNKEKVRKIFDIPFSVVPLGVIPLGYPEHIPEKSAFSIAGWVPDESLDDHVYIEKWGMK